GGAACGATCCGGGATGCGTCGTGATGCGTCTGATTCGTCATGCACACGACCGTAGAACCTCAAGTTTGGTCGAGGTCAAGCGTGGGCAGGCGCCATTGCGCGAAGGGCGATGCGCCGAGTGGGCGCAGAGGTGGTGGCGGACATGCGGAACGTGAGTACGCTGCTGCTCATGACGGGTCACCCCCCAGGCCCTCTCTGGACGGGCCGGGCTTCCAACCGTGCGCAGTGGCTGTTCGCCGCAGCCGGTGCGGCCTGTCTCGCGCTGGGTGTCGAACTGGCCGTCGACAACTCCTGGACCGCCGGATTCGTTCCGCTGCTGATGTCCGTGATCGGCTGCCTCGCGGTCGGGCTGCTCATCCTCTACGGCACCCTCGCCTTCGTGCACGTGGCCGTCACCGTCGACGCCGAAGCCCTCGAAGTGCGCTGCGGCCACATCGGACTGCCCCGCCGCCGGATCCGGCTCGCCGAGGTCACCGCCGCCGAGTTCCGCCCCCGCATCACCCCGCAGCAGTGGGGCGGCTGGGGCTACCGCTGGCGCCCCGACCGGGGCACGGCCGTCATCGTCCGGCGCGGCGAGGGGCTGGAGCTGCGCCTCGGCGACGGCAAGCTCTTCACGGTCACCGTCGACGACGCGGAGAACGCCGTCAAGGTCATCCGCACCCACCTGCGCACCCTCGCCCGGTAGATCGTTTCCGGCGGGCGGGGCGGCTCCTTACCGGCCCTTGGGACGCGGGGACGTACACTCCGCCAGATGAGCAGCAGTGTCACCCGCGCCGCCGAGAGCGAGCCCTCGCAGCCCGCCGGACGAGCCGTAGCGGGCTCCCCGTCCGATGCCGCCGCCTCCCCCCGACCGGAGGAGCGGAAGGCCGCCTGGCTGGTACGGGCCGCCCTGGCCGGCCTCGCCGGGGTGCTGCTCTACCTCAGCTTCCCGCCCCGCCCCCTGTGGTGGCTGGCCCCCTTCGCCCTCGCCCTGCTGGCCGGCTGCCTGCGCGGCCGCCGCGCCCGGGCCGGCTTCGGCCTCGGCTTCCTCTTCGGGCTCGGCTACCTGCTGCCGCTCCTCGTCTGGACCAGCGAGGGCGTCGGCCCGGTCCCGTGGATCGCCCTCGTCGCCCTCGAAGCCCTCCTCATCGGCCTGGCCGGCCTCGGCATCGCCCTCGTCAGCCGGCTGCCCGCCTGGCCGCTGTGGGCCGCCGCCGTCTGGGTCGCGGACGAGGCCCTGCGCGCCCGGGCCCCCTTCGGCGGCTTCTCCTGGGGCAAGCTCGCCTTCGGGCAGGCCGACGGGGTCTTCACCCCGCTCGCCGCCGTCGGCGGCACCCCGCTGCTCTCCTTCGCCGTCGCCCTGTGCGGCTTCGGCCTGTACGAGACCCTGCGCATCGCCCGCCGCCACCCCCGCCGCAGCGCCGCCGCCCTCGCCGCGCTCACCGTCGCCGCCCCGATCGGCGCTGCCCTCGCGGCCCGCCCGCTGGTCTCCGGCGCCGCCGAGGACGGCACGGCCGTGGCCGCCGTCATCCAGGGCAACGTGCCGCGCGCCGGATTCGACTTCAACGCCCAGCGCCGCCAGGTCCTCGACAACCACGCGAACCGCACGATCCAGCTCGCCGACGACGTCAGGGCCGGCCGCGTTCCGAAGCCGGACTTCGTGCTCTGGCCGGAGAACTCCTCCGACATCGACCCGTACACCCAGCCCGACGCCTACGCCGTCATCGATAACGCGGTCAAGGCCATCGGCGTACCCGTCGCGATCGGCTCCGTACTGGCCCCCGAGACCGGGCCGCTGCGCAACACGATGATCCTGTGGGACCCGGTCAAGGGCCCCACCGACACCTACGACAAGCGCAAGATCCAGCCCTTCGGCGAGCGCATCCCGATGCGCTCCTTCGTCCGGCTCTTCAGCTCCGACGTCGACCGGGTCCGCCGCGACTTCGGCCCCGGCAAGGAGCCCGGGGTCTTCGACATGACGGGCACCGGCGTCGGCATGGTCACCTGCTACGAGGCCGCCTTCGACGACGCCGTCCGCTCCACCGTCCGGGCCGGCGCCCAGGTCATCGCCGTGCCCAGCAACAACGCCACCTTCGGCCGGACCGAGATGACCTACCAGCAGCTGGCCATGGACCGGATCCGCGCGGTCGAGCACAGCCGGACCGTCCTGGTCCCCGTCACCAGCGGGGTCAGCGCGGTCATCCAGCCCGACGGACGGGTCACGCAGCAGACGAAGATGTTCACCGCCGACGCCCTCGTCACCGAGATCCCGCTGCGCTCCACGCAGACCCCGGCCACCCGGCTGGGCCCGCTGCCGGAGTACGCGCTGCTCCTGGTCGCCGCCGGCGGGCTCGGGGCGGCGGCGACCCGCCGCATTCGCGCCCGGCGGGCCGCATGACGACGGTGGCCGCTGCGCGGCCCCGTAGGGTCGGCGCATGACCACACCCGAGTTCATCCGCGCGATCAGGACGAGCGGCGCGGGGCACCGGCTGCTCCTGCTGCCCGGTGTCACCCCGTGGTCGTCGACGACCGGGGCCGGGTGCTGCTCGGGCGCCGGGCCGACACCGGCCGCTGGTCGGTGATCGGCGGGATAGCCGAGCCGGGGGAGCAGCCCGCCGAGACGGCGGTGCGCGAGGTGTACGAGGAGACGGCCGTGCGGTGCCTCCCCGAGCGGGTGGTCCTCGTCCAGATGCTCGAACCGGTGACGTACCCGAACGGCGACGTCTGCCAGTTCCAGGACATCACCTTCCGCTGCCGCGCCACCGGCGGCGAGGCCCGGGCCGCCGACGGGGAGCTGCTGGAGGTGGCCTGGTTCGCGCCGGACGCCCTGCCGCCGCTGGAGCCCTTCGCCCTGGACCGCGTACGCCGCTCCCTGCGCGAGGACCCGACCTGGTTCGAAGCGCCCACCGGGACCGGGCAGTAGCCCGCAGGGAGCTCAGCCCGCCGCCCGGCGGTAGAGCTCCTGCGCCGGAGCGCCCATGACCGCGCTGTAGGAGACCTCCGGGACCGTGCCGCCGCCCTCGTGGCCGCCGAGCACCCCGGCCAGCGCCCCGTCCACCAGCCAGGGGCTGCCGCTGGTGCCACCGCTGAGGGCGGGGCAGCCGATCCGGCGCTGGGTCGCGGAGAACAGGCTCGTCGTGTTGGCGCAGCGCAGCGGGGCGTCCAGGGTGCTCGGGTAGCCGAGGACGGTCACCGTCACGTCCCGCGGCTGCCCGGCGGCCACCGGGAAGCCGCCGACGACGTCCTCGACGGCCCGGGTCCGGCTCCCGTCGGCCGGCTCGACCGTCGCGAAGGCGATGTCCTCGTCGGGGTCCTCGCCCCGCGTCCAGCCCGGGGCCGTGTACACACCGGTCAGCCGCCACAGCCCGTACGGGGCCTCGCCGTCCCGGTAGCCCGGGGCGAAGACGGTGGTGTCCGGATGCCCGAGACAGTGCGCGGCGGTGGCGATCACGTCCCGGCCGGCGCTGTGCACCACGGAGGCGGTGCAGAAGTGCCCGCCGCCCGTCCCGCCCGCGAACAGCGCGCCCACCCGGGCGGAGGTGGCATCGGGCTGGGCCCGCACGGTGACGCCGAGCGGGGGCGCCGCCTCGGCTTCGGGGAGGTCCAGGCCCAGCAGGGCGGCCATCGAGGTCAGCGCGAGCAGGATCCGCGCCGCCCGCCGGGCGCGGGGACGACCGGCCTGCCGGGGGAGGGTGCGAGGGATCATGCCCCCGAGCCTCCCCGGCGAAACTGTGACCGGAGCCCCGTACTCCGTATGAATCCGCTGTGAATCGGAACAGCGGCAGCGCAGGGCCGCGCCGGTCTATGGACGCCGCGGACGGTTTCCGGACCGGCTGTTGTGCACCGCGGAGCGTGATCGCCGGGCCCGCCCGCGCCTAGCCTCGCCGCAGGAGCACGAACGAGGGGCGGTACCGAGTGAACTGGCTCATCCACGACTACCGCGAGAGCGATCTCGCGGCGGTGGTCCATCTGATAGACACCACGGCCGAACTGGGCCAGGAGTCCGTCTTCTCGCTCGCCGAGTGCATCAGCGCCCTCACCGACCGGCAGCCCTGCGTGGTCGCCGTCCACCAGGGCGTCCCCATCGGCGCGGCCCTCGCCTGCGTGACGGGGGAGCGGGCCTGGGTGATGCGGATCGCGATCGCCGCCGGATGGCGCGGCCGGGGACTGGCCAGCGCCCTGCTCGTCGAGCTGGAGCGGCGCCTGATCGCCGCCCGCGTCGGCCGGATCGCCTACGTCCTGCCCGAGGAGGACCTGCTCGGCGAGGGCCTCCTCAACGCCGGCTACACCCGGCAGCCCGCCGTCGCCTACTTCGAGAAGACCGAGCCCCTGCACGGACCGGCGGCCGGACTCCTCGACGACCTCGGCGGCCGTTTCCTGCCCAACGACCTGTGGGCCAAGGTCGCCGGCATGGAGAAGGAGAAGGACCTCATCGAGCGGCGCGTGGTGCTCCCGCTCGCCGAGCCGGAGCGGGCCGCCTCGCACGGAGTGCGGCCGCCGCGCGCGATCACCCTTTTCGGGCCGCCCGGCACCGGCAAGACCACCTTCGCCCGGGCCATCGCCTCCCGGCTGGGCTGGCCCTTCGTGGAGCTCCTGCCCTCCCGCCTCGCCGACGAGGGGAACCTGGCCGCCGCGCTGCGCGACGCCTTCGCCCGGATCGCCGAGCTGGAGCGGGTCCTCGTCTTCATCGACGAGGTCGAGGAGATCGCCCCCGTGCGCACCGAGCCCGCGCAGCCCGGCGGCATCCACGGGGTGACGAACGAGCTGCTCAAGCTGATCCCCGGCTTCCGGGAGGGCGACGAGCGGCTGCTGGTCTGCGCGACCAACTCCATCCGCTCCCTCGACCCGGCCTTCCTGCGGCCCGGCCGCTTCGACTACCTGATCCCCATCGGCACCCCGGACGCCGGCGCGCGCGCCGCGATCTGGTCGCGCTACACGGCCGGGCGGGCGGACGTGGACGTGGCGGCGCTGGTGGCGGCCACCGAGCTGTTCACCCCGGCCGACATCGAGCACGCCGCGCGGATCGCGGCGCAGGTCTCCTTCGAACGGGACCTGGAGGCGGTGGGCGCGCGGGGCGCGGCGGCCGCGCAGCTCGGGGCGTCCACGGCGGACTACCTGGAGGCCGTGGCCCAGTGCAGGCCGACGGTGACCCCGGCGATGACCGGGGAGTTCCAGGCCGACATCACCGCGCACGCGCGGTTCTAGGCTCCGTCCCCCGGTTGCGGCGGGGGACGGGAACGCGAAACGGCCCGCAGCCGCTCCCCAAAGCGGCTGCGGGCCTCCCGCGCGGACTCGGCATCCGTGCGGGACGGCCACGCTCCGGTTGGGGGTGTCGCCGGCTGGAACGTGATGCGCAGGGGTGCCTGAGGGCGTCCTGCACGCCCTCGTCAACGTCTTCGAGTCAACCAGCGGGGCGGGTGTCCGGGCTTCGGCCGGACGGCCACATCCGCCCCGGCCGGAAGGACCACGCCGGCCGCGCCGCCCTGCTACCGGGGGCAGCGGTACGTGAACTCCGCCGCCGCCGTGCGCCGCACGGGCGAGAGCAGCTCGACCTCGGCCCGCGCCGGGTAGCTGCCCGTGCCCTGGAAGGTCCACAGCAGGTGCAGCGTGGCCTCCCCGCGCCCGCTGGGCACCCGCTCCGTGAGCTGCTCCGACCGGGTGCCGTCGCTGCGGATCCAGCGGTAGGTGAGGATCCCCGGGCGCCCGTTGGTGCGTACGACGGCCACCACATCGGCCGCCGCGTCACAGCCGGGGCCCCGCGGGTCGGTGGCCACCGACAGCTCCCGCACCTCGATGCCGGGCCCGAACCGCTGCCAGCCCAGGTACCCGAGGACCGCGGCCAGCACCACGGCGGCCAGGGTGTAGCGCCGCCAGCCGCCGCCCGCGCGCCGCGCGGCCGGCGCGGACCCGGGCGGCCCGGGCAGCACGGGGAACGGCGGGGGCATGGCCGCCGTCACCCCCGGCCCGAACCGCAGCACGGACCCCTCGACCCGGTCGGGCGCCGCGTCCGCCGGCGGCGGCGGGCCGCTGAA
The Streptomyces sp. NBC_00091 genome window above contains:
- a CDS encoding serine protease; the protein is MIPRTLPRQAGRPRARRAARILLALTSMAALLGLDLPEAEAAPPLGVTVRAQPDATSARVGALFAGGTGGGHFCTASVVHSAGRDVIATAAHCLGHPDTTVFAPGYRDGEAPYGLWRLTGVYTAPGWTRGEDPDEDIAFATVEPADGSRTRAVEDVVGGFPVAAGQPRDVTVTVLGYPSTLDAPLRCANTTSLFSATQRRIGCPALSGGTSGSPWLVDGALAGVLGGHEGGGTVPEVSYSAVMGAPAQELYRRAAG
- a CDS encoding ATP-binding protein, translating into MNWLIHDYRESDLAAVVHLIDTTAELGQESVFSLAECISALTDRQPCVVAVHQGVPIGAALACVTGERAWVMRIAIAAGWRGRGLASALLVELERRLIAARVGRIAYVLPEEDLLGEGLLNAGYTRQPAVAYFEKTEPLHGPAAGLLDDLGGRFLPNDLWAKVAGMEKEKDLIERRVVLPLAEPERAASHGVRPPRAITLFGPPGTGKTTFARAIASRLGWPFVELLPSRLADEGNLAAALRDAFARIAELERVLVFIDEVEEIAPVRTEPAQPGGIHGVTNELLKLIPGFREGDERLLVCATNSIRSLDPAFLRPGRFDYLIPIGTPDAGARAAIWSRYTAGRADVDVAALVAATELFTPADIEHAARIAAQVSFERDLEAVGARGAAAAQLGASTADYLEAVAQCRPTVTPAMTGEFQADITAHARF
- the lnt gene encoding apolipoprotein N-acyltransferase, whose amino-acid sequence is MSSSVTRAAESEPSQPAGRAVAGSPSDAAASPRPEERKAAWLVRAALAGLAGVLLYLSFPPRPLWWLAPFALALLAGCLRGRRARAGFGLGFLFGLGYLLPLLVWTSEGVGPVPWIALVALEALLIGLAGLGIALVSRLPAWPLWAAAVWVADEALRARAPFGGFSWGKLAFGQADGVFTPLAAVGGTPLLSFAVALCGFGLYETLRIARRHPRRSAAALAALTVAAPIGAALAARPLVSGAAEDGTAVAAVIQGNVPRAGFDFNAQRRQVLDNHANRTIQLADDVRAGRVPKPDFVLWPENSSDIDPYTQPDAYAVIDNAVKAIGVPVAIGSVLAPETGPLRNTMILWDPVKGPTDTYDKRKIQPFGERIPMRSFVRLFSSDVDRVRRDFGPGKEPGVFDMTGTGVGMVTCYEAAFDDAVRSTVRAGAQVIAVPSNNATFGRTEMTYQQLAMDRIRAVEHSRTVLVPVTSGVSAVIQPDGRVTQQTKMFTADALVTEIPLRSTQTPATRLGPLPEYALLLVAAGGLGAAATRRIRARRAA